Part of the Lolium rigidum isolate FL_2022 chromosome 6, APGP_CSIRO_Lrig_0.1, whole genome shotgun sequence genome, GGAGGAGATGGCTAAGGGTTTGGGAAGGTTCTGGTCGTTAGTGAGCTGCGAAGTGACGCTTCGGGAACTGGTGGGCCTCCGAAGAACGATGGGTCCCCATTAATAAGGATCGTGTGTGGGTGGAGTAGTCTTCCTGCCGTTGCCTCGCCTCCCTCGGTCACCGGAGGTGGCCCCGCTCTTATTTTCCAAGAGGACGAGCGTGGACTGCGCGCTGTCCGCGCCCATAGCAAACCCAACAAAAAAAATGGCTAGAAATGCTGATCAAGGGGGCACAGATAGAATATAAGGTTAGCTTTCCTTTTAACCACGCGGAACAACAAAGAATATGATATGTCCGTTTGGCGTTGGCTCGTCGAAGATGCCCACTCTAAGAATTTTGTTCACAACAATTTTCTCTttcacaacatgctatcttattccTACCCGAGCatcatcagggcatctccagcgacgcgaccaaaatggacgttgagcgaccgtttgtgtccgctatgaccggaaatacgtctgggccctgctccagcgggcgacgcaaagtgacccgatgacgcaaacctggcctaaatatgcgccaggtttgcgtctccgcggacgctccgcggtcgcgccgagtgtccgccgaaaaaaacgtaggacccgcgcatcagtggcagggaggccgatattattcccgccagtggccattccccgcgcgaaatatcaaactagaccggcgcgagcagtccagaagcgatggacgtcctcgccgccgcagccaccaccatggatgccgagcaaaccctcgcacccgccgccgccccacactcccccgtagccacgaccatagccacaatggaggctgcagctccggcggaagcaaagcgggccaccaccggcggccgggaggcaaagccgaaggcggcaaagaaggtgctctccaaggaggagaaatgtgtcgaggccgcgaagcgtcgcggccggcgcaaAAACCTGAAGGAGAAGACTGCTGCGGCCACCAACCAGCAGGCGTGGCAGATGCAGATGAAAGCcagcgtcgcgcaagtagccctccatccgaccatagcggagggctacatgctcgtcaagcgagaggggatcgccggcgtcgctcctccggcctcgtcggtgagctcagTAAGTTCGCAGCTGCGTCCtgaaactcccgctcccttgtagggccacccggcgtcgcggttcggCTCCGGCATGGCGCCGGTGCAATTCAACAGCGCGCCGCTGCAGTTCAACGGGGTGCCGGTTCCCGActtcaaccggacgcctagaagcggtgactcatgcccgggcgcgacacacaaGACGCGCCAGCCTGCCGGAGGAGAGGATGCCGGAGCCCCGCAACCTGTTCAATGATATGACAACGCCTGCCCCGACGATttacgacccggtacgtgagctctctcaatgtgtgcAATTGTCGTGTATCATTCGTCTGACGTGCGGTcattcgtaggactattggaaggatCGCCATGAGACAGACATCCAGGCCAtgatcttcggcggcggcttcgttggcGACGACCGGGCCGGGACATGCCCGCAGCATGAATGGGCAGcgacgcaagatgcggaggacatcgctAACGCACGGCTGTTCGCCACCCAGGGCACTGAAACACAGCCAACACCTGTGTGCGTCGACGACTTTGACGCGACGCGCCAACAGAGCCTGTCCTCACCACGGATAAtgctaccaagaagaagggggagagccacagGACACAAGGATTCATCGACGAGGACAAGTGTCTATGCGACGCGTGGCTGGCAACAAGCCATGACTGCATCAATGGTGCACAACAAAAGGGCAAGGTATATTGGGCCAAGGTCATGCAAGAGTACAACGAGAAGAAAATGCACCCACCGTACCACATCCCAAGCCCTCGCACGGAAGAGTTTCtcagaaaaagatggaactacatccaacaagagacaagcaagttctgctcggccGTCGAACATTGCAAAAACATCCCTATTAGCGGCGCTGGCGTCATATTAGTGGTAAACAAGAGACAACCATGATCATTCTATTTGATGTGCatcattctatgtacatcattAGCGGCTTTGGcgtgattgcaggtatcccgggccttggagaggttcaaggcagtgcataagaagggctaccatatggtccattgcttgGGACAAACTCAAGGACGCACAAAAGTGGAGGACAAGCTTTgcggctgttatcaccagaatttgaccaagtcagaggtgggctgcgatcaagatggtttgaagaaatatatatatatagaaggaatacgtggatcggccttttataccaagttgggcttaattgcccgtgtatctgtaacatattagatcgcatcttagtttagagatagaatcttactcgtgcacggtttagtgcacgcccacattagaaagtccgcttggactataaatatgtatctagggtttatggaataaacaacaactcacgttcaacccaaaacaaaccaatctcggcgcatcgccaactccttcgtctcgagggtttctatcggtagcgacatgctgcctagatcgcatcttgcgatctaggcaagcacaagccccacgttgttcatgcgttgctcgtatcgaagcgcttttgatggcgagcaacgtagttatcatagatgtgttagggttagcattgttcttcgtttaagcatgcttacgtagtgcaacccttgcatatctagccgccctcacacctatctcaggtgtggggcggcaccccgcttgatcattatttagtagatctgatccgttacgattgctccttgttctacaaggattagtttaatatctcgcaatagttaggccttacaaagggggaggatccgatggcacgtagggtggcgttcgcaagtcctaaaccggatgttccgaggatcaacttcatgttggtttttaggccttgtttaggatcggcttacgagcaccgtgcgtggccgcgaggcccaacctggagtaggatgatccgattatgcggtgaaaaccctaaatcgtcgtagatctcattagctttatcttgatcaagcaggaccaccaagtattcgtgcaccccgtacgaatcatgggtggatcggctctttgagccgattcacgggataacccgagagccgatcgaggctcgtatttaatgtttacatgtatgccctcgcaggaaactaagcgaggcatccccatcaccttcccgaccggtataggtcaggtggcacgcccttgcacttcgcatcgccgcgtgtgaccgagaagagcattgcgggccgtcgctcggaggggtctcagcccagccgcagctctaggctcttcccggctctacggtgttgacaaggccgctgcccgccggtgggttttggcagtcaacacattccggcacgcccggtgggaccaacgtctacatcaaccacatcgccatctacatccgagatggcggacggcacgccgagtcacctacgaggagctgcccgacgagctcaagaagcaatacaacgagatcaaggccaccctcgaagccgacctcatcggctcttttcggagaacccgttcccatggcatcggatggaagggattctcaccgcaaggggcactcgatgggatagacctctcgccccgtcggaggaacgcaccggggatcGCGGcggggagatcaactacttggtggctcactcgctacatcgccactctgaaaacttggtcaacgtgttggagcgtgtcgctctgcgcgtaatccaggagatcatgagccaccagtactcgccgtcaggaccagctctcgggactcatcaaggagagttgccattccgagtcccgtccaccgctgccatatgcgttggcagcactcgctcgaagtgccgactacaccggcattcgtcgtctacaagattggtggtgaccctagtgactaccgagttcttgatcgaggcgcctaaggagatccctcaaggatacgcgtgcacgtatgtgccgattgtggtaaccgggcactcacaaaccaggccacaacatcggggactccggcgaagacaggaggaacgtcgacaatcgagcttgagaagcgtacgtggctaactaagtacgccacaccgacgaaactcccgagcccggctccctgcagcttggctcgtagctggaaaagcaaacatggctggctaagtacgccaccccggcgaatcttcggagtgcaactcctacagccagcacagcggatcagatcagtaccatactgagagaccagttcggcatggtgccgaaaagaagggcggtcggctattccaagccgtaccccgacgattacgagatgatcccgctgccacctaaatatcggctccccgacttctccaaattcgagtggatcggatggctccagctccatcgagcacgtcggccgatatttggctcaactaggaccggcttcggtgtcggatcagctacgcgtgaggctctttcacggtccctcacgggatcggcttttggatggtacacctctttgccaacaAACTCCATCCagctcttggaagcaattggaagaacagctccatatgcaataccattcgaagcttccgagtctagcattgccgatctagcacaactacgtcgaagcgcggagaaacggtgacagagtacatccagcgcttcgagaatcttaggaaccgatgttattcggttcgtataaccgaaaaggaagcgatcgagttggcgtagcagtgccttgcaacacagctcaaggacatggcctcccaagcggattatcctcgccggcgcacatggttcgaaactatcgcatatgaacagcgccacccggactccgtaccaagacaagttcaagcgtgcgatagtcatggtcgatacagaggaagatgaagtgctcgcgggagaccaagaagtagcgagtggctgagtggactcggggaggaaccccgtgtcccgcaaatgggtaaagccaccggggccgcccgtgggatttgattttgacgtgaccaagaccgaacaaatcttcgacctcccgctcaaggagaaacaagcttgacgattcccgaaggtctcaagttccccacggcgaaagagctaaacggaaagccgtactgcaaattccacaactcgctctcccatgccaccaacgactgcagggtgtggcgtcagcacatcaaagcggcgatagagaaggggcgtctaattttcaacaagtacgccatgaaggtcgacacccaacccttccccgccgttaacatggtggaagtcacctaccctgagggttgccagccaggtccctcgttcagcatcaacatggtaggacctgggaaccactctggcaaagatggagatgagggcagctgctctcatagcaaggatacagaggaggccgctccacgcgatcggctccgtcatgatggcaagcgctacgtcacagagggagaggtgaagaacataagatatcaacggcctctctctgatcacctcctcaacaaatatgtgagtcagtatgaccaacgccgacggtccaattatgatgatagaggagatcgtctggctagagaagccagaagacatcgtcggcgaggatcgcgatgaggaggagcacgagcgccgtgccacggaaacaccaagggagcaagatgacaacgccggacatcgggactgccccttcttcgtacactgctgggattcaggaatgagccgattgcccacaatcggcaattgcccagaatgcaacaagaagaagaaggaggcagccaacacattctgtgttcgagcgcctagggcctctcccgccacaaagcaaacgcgctgagtcacctcgttgggcagatcttgaggattcagaagacgagggagaagtagaagaagacaggtaccaccggccaaggtggtgccctgacggactcagccgttcccaaagcgcagggttcagcgattgcgcggcccggaggaagccgaaaggttataaccgcatacgctaaggaaggcacgacctgatctcgccgcaaaggttcagcgaaccccggatgaagagggtcgtccacggaaaatggagtggcgccccaaacaaaggaaagccgatgatgagacatcggctggcacaaacatggtactcgtcttgccgacaaagcttagtgctccacgactctacggtgcactcaaggtggacgacagcaagcgcatcaagtcaggggttgggttggttttatccagcctaaccgaatagcaagatcaaaccaatgagcaaatcgggcaaggctgatccttgtgatcggccccaaaaattatgaaggaacGCTACGGAACCTTCGACGGCGCtcaaatggatatggaggccgattccggcaatcggccaaaattaccttcatCACATGTTCTCGCTTGCGTTCGACACCGATCtactgagcagtggccacgtcggcagatgagagtcagcgtggatttttgcgaagccgacgtgcaagtgcagtgccctggctatccatacaagccgatatctgcagtcatccagcaggtatcggctcggggggcatataatcagatgaacatgtgcagataaacatgtgagaacatacgtgcaatgaaacattgggggccgattaagaaaaatcggccaaataaaaaaaaacatttttggaacagccgatgcagcagacatcgacttaaggatatgaaagccgatgcatggccatcgactcaagaggagtaactgttacgatcagagggtcaatggagcacaaagggagattttttatgaaggaactcctcaatggagtagtttggaagctcagatcctctcttcaagaacaatgtcaggagcagcctgggcgtgcggatcaggtcaaggatgagtcgcatcagatccaccaaaggagaggagccgatctggccggcaagaactgaagaaactcggggggcagctcaccttgaaggttctttgCTTGGGGccacgtcatgagttaaggctaatatCGGCACATGTGTCTGATTCGCcttcactaaggctcgggggggtagctcgccctaaaggtcattgctctagggagccgatttggttggaatcggctagtccTGCTACACAACTGGTTTGGGGAGCGGTGTTCTCGTTACGGAGTCATCAGCTTGAGCATCCAAGGCGGTTCcggggctcttttaaagtcgcttgctcaaagatcaagtcgccagcttgccGAGATCGGCCGTGTCATCGTCATCGGTAGAAGCcgcctagcttggagggatggctaaattggcccgtCTTGTAGATTATCATGAAACCGaggcgttgccatcagtcattaagcatggattaggccaacggtCGACAAACTCAgcgtgaaagaaatcggcgaaatcaagctagGGGAATTCTTCCGGAATATGAGGATTTTTTACAATGGGAAGCCGATTGCttaaggagggaagaacaaaagaagggtctattgaccaatctactactcgctaggcctatactattagatcctaatctacgggcaatcaccgccctcatcgtcgtcctcgaactctcatcggcaccgccgccgatgggctcctcgtcgctactcccgtagccctccacggggcttcatccccgtcttcgtcgtcgccgctgcgtcgtcgtcccaccacatgcggaggcgcttcgccggcgggtagccctcgagggagtcgtcgtcgtcgtcgtcttcttctccctcttcttcggaggtggggcagccgtcccgggagaaccggtcgtcctcgctttgggCTCCGGCTCCCCATCGGCAAGGAACCGgagatcttcgtccccgctggtcaaggacttgtcgtcctcggaccaaatggaggaggcatggctctcctcgtcccgctcttccggggcacgacttctcggcggcgtctcgcgggaggagtcggacccgtaggaaaactcggaggaagaggaagaagacatggcggcactgagggtttttggtgctgatgcgagaaggacgaaggggacgcaaactgtttagaacggttaaataaaggggatatgggagagattcaatgccacagcagtttccgaggaggtgttgcccaacaggaaaattttacggccacgtggagaagtggaaggggcaaggcatcatgatggggattctgcggcagctctgctctgccacgacatgacccgacgaaagaaagcgtaatgattttggaaatgtcatttccaaaaccaggggggcatgtgttatcaccagaatttgaccaagtcagaggtgggccgcgatcaagatggtttgaagaaatatatatatatagaaggaatacctggatcggccttttataccaagttgggcttaattgcccgtgtatctgtaacatattagatcgcatcttagtttagagatagaatcttactcgtgcacggtttagtgcacgcccacattagaaagtccgctggactataaatatgtatctagggtttatggaataaacaacaactcacgttcaacccaaaacaaaccaatctcggcgcatcgccaactccttcgtctcgagggtttctatcgtaagcgacatgctgcctagatcgcatcttgcgatctaggcaagcacaagccccacgttgttcatgcgttgctcgtaccgaagcgcttttgatggcgagcaacgtagttatcatagatgtgttagggttagcattgttcttcgtttaagcatgcttacgtagtgcaacccttgcatatctagccgccctcacacctatctcggtgtgggggcggcaccccgcttgatcattatttagtagatctcgatccgttacgattgctccttgttctacaaggattagtttaatatctcgcaatagttaggccttacaaagggggaggatccagtggcacgtagggtggcgttcgcaagtcctaaaccggatgttccgaggatcaacttcatgttggtttttaggccttgtttaggatcggctacgagcaccgtgcgtggccgcgaggcccaactctggagtaggatgatccgattatgcggtgaaaaccctaaatcgtcgtagatctcattagctttatcttgatcaagcaggaccaccaattattcgtgcaccccgtacgaatcatgggtggatcggctctttgagccgattcacgagataacccgagagccgatcgaggctcgtatttaatgtttacatgtatgccccgcagaaactaagcgaggcatccccatcaccttcccgaccaggtataggtcgggtggcacgcccctgcacttcgcatcgccgcgtgtgaccagaagagcattgcgggccgtcgctcggaggggtctcagccagccgcagctctaggctcttcccggctctacggtgttgacaaggccgctgcccgccggtgggttttggcagtcaacagcggcctacgatgaagctgtgaagaatgggacaatggtcaacctcgacggcgaagatGACGATCATGGCCgtcaagcccttccacctcgtcccttggccataaggctaccaaggccgatctagcccgggaggcgcatgccattgcgttcacccagagcatggagaagataatggctgACAATCTTGCCgcttggctgctagggacgagaagagacgtctggaaaaagaggccgcaactgccatctaccacaacctcgcgaaaggggtcattgaggtccaaaggatggacgtcgaggccaaaaaggcagacgccgaggccaaattgtgTGACGCCGAGGCgaggaggatggacgccgaggccaagacccgtgcagaagacacaaggatcatgcttgccgacttgagtggcgtcgacgacgacacgagggcctggttcatgaagagcGCACCGAAATCCACGCGCAAGACATCGCCATGCgcctggcctccttttggacttttttttattgttgttcaggccttgttgtgcccttttggactccactttgcgccgtaccaTCTGCAAAGTATGATGAACTTAGTTCAAccctcaatttgcggctgtaatttcgtgcaaagttGACGCTACAATCTCTTTTTTGAATTCTAGCATGCGCCGAAAATGCGTTGTCCCGCTGGAGCCAGCCCCAAACGCAAGCGGACGCACGATCATTTCCGCGTCCgtcaggcgacgcaaacggacatccgCGGATAATttgagcgtccgaaatgcgtcacgtcgctggagatgccctcagcaaCCCAACAAAATCTATGTGGACGGAACGGTACCCTTTGCTATTCCAGGAGACTTTCGTCCAACATTTGTTCCAATATAAACCGTATATCATAACAGTGAGTGTGAGTAAAAGTAATCCGTCATTTTTAGAGTTGATGAATCCAAAAatatcacacacacacacacacagcggtGGTGCAGCGTAGCTCATTGTTCAAGCATATAAACCTGGTTTGTACCATCTTGCTAATGGCAAATTATAAATTCGTCCCCTGTCATATTCTCTTCCGCATGCTCTCCCACGATCCCACCATCCAGAGAGGCATCCCGCCACTTTTTCCGTAAACACTTTCAACCTGCGCGCCCAAACCACCAAATTTCGCACCCCCGCCTGCCAGTTCACCGATCCGCGGCACTTCAGCTGAAAGATATCCCACCCATCCATTTCATCTCCATCCAACGGCTCAAACTGCCCCCACAACTCCCGCACACCCTTTATAAATCCCTCCTGCCCCGCTCCTCCCACCTCACCGCTTCCAGCCACCAAACACCACTCCAAAATCCCCAAGAAATCCCCAACCTTCCCAAGGAGCAGCAAGCAGCCATGTCGGGGCGCGGCAAGGGCGGCAAGGGCCTCGGCAAGGGCGGCGCCAAGCGCCACCGGAAGGTCCTCCGCGACAACATCCAGGGCATCACCAAGCCGGCCATCCGGCGCCTCGCTCGCCGTGGCGGCGTCAAGCGCATCTCGGGCCTCATCTACGAGGAGACCCGCGGCGTGCTCAAGATcttcctcgagaacgtcatccgcgacgCAGTCACGTACACCGAGCACGCCAGACGCAAGACCGTCACCGCCATGGACGTCGTCTACGCGCTCAAGCGCCAGGGACGCACCCTCTACGGATTCGGCGGCTGAGCGGACCAGTCACGGCGCCGGATGGCCGTGGCGCAGGTCTTGGCTCGCGGTCAAGAAATTGAGGAGGCGAGATAACTTAGTTGTTCTGGGTTCCCTGCTTTAGTTACATGGGTAGTAGTTGTAGCAGCATCGTCAGTACCACTAGAGTGTTGGTTGT contains:
- the LOC124661887 gene encoding histone H4 — its product is MSGRGKGGKGLGKGGAKRHRKVLRDNIQGITKPAIRRLARRGGVKRISGLIYEETRGVLKIFLENVIRDAVTYTEHARRKTVTAMDVVYALKRQGRTLYGFGG